One Sphingomonas sp. FARSPH DNA segment encodes these proteins:
- a CDS encoding undecaprenyl-diphosphate phosphatase has translation MDLITAILLGIVEGVTEFLPVSSTGHLILAGTLLGVQDQGTATFDIVIQLGAILAVIVLYWRRFWGVAVGLFGGERRSIAFVRNIVLGFLPAMAIGFVVYKAVKALLEKPTVVAIALIVGGIAILAIERMAKRARVESVETMPATTALGIGFMQCLAMIPGVSRSGATIMGALTLGVDRQAAAEFSFFLAIPTMLAASGYDLLKSGATLAQGEWLAIAVGFVVSFIVAMLVIRWFMAVITKHGFAPFAWYRIVVGAVALIALQLR, from the coding sequence ATGGACCTCATCACCGCCATCCTCCTCGGCATCGTCGAGGGGGTCACGGAGTTCCTGCCCGTCTCCTCGACCGGCCACCTCATCCTCGCGGGCACGCTGCTCGGCGTGCAGGACCAGGGCACCGCGACGTTCGACATCGTCATCCAGCTCGGCGCGATCCTCGCGGTCATCGTCCTCTACTGGCGCCGCTTCTGGGGCGTCGCGGTCGGGCTGTTCGGCGGCGAGCGCCGCTCGATCGCCTTCGTGCGCAACATCGTGCTCGGCTTCCTGCCCGCGATGGCGATCGGCTTCGTCGTCTACAAGGCGGTGAAGGCGCTGCTCGAAAAGCCGACCGTCGTCGCGATCGCGCTGATCGTCGGCGGCATCGCGATCCTCGCGATCGAGCGGATGGCGAAGCGCGCGCGTGTCGAATCGGTCGAGACCATGCCCGCGACCACCGCGCTCGGCATCGGCTTTATGCAATGCCTTGCGATGATCCCCGGCGTCAGCCGCTCGGGCGCGACGATCATGGGCGCGCTGACGCTCGGCGTCGATCGCCAGGCGGCGGCCGAATTCTCCTTCTTCCTCGCCATCCCGACGATGCTCGCCGCGAGCGGCTACGACCTGCTCAAGTCGGGCGCGACGCTGGCACAGGGCGAATGGCTGGCGATCGCCGTCGGCTTCGTCGTGTCGTTCATCGTCGCGATGCTGGTGATCCGCTGGTTCATGGCGGTCATCACCAAACATGGCTTCGCACCCTTCGCCTGGTATCGCATCGTCGTCGGCGCGGTCGCGCTGATCGCCTTGCAGCTGCGATAG
- a CDS encoding NAD(P)-dependent oxidoreductase, translating into MAHESMLKFVGREQSYPAKRDADARADDFREIAARYAPPAAEEQAGRCSQCGVPYCSVHCPLHNHIPDWLRLTAEGRLREAYELSNATSTMPEICGRICPQDRLCEGNCVIEFSGHGAVTIGSVEKFITDTAWEEGWVEPLVPGPARGASVAVIGAGPAGLTAAEYLRGHGYEVHVYDRHDRAGGLLTYGIPGFKLEKPVVMRRVDRLKAGGIVFHDGFSVGEQASLDDLRTRHDAVLIATGVYRARNVDLGEADDRVVAALDYLIASNRKGFGDAVPAFDTGALDAAGKHVVVIGGGDTAMDCVRTAIRQGAASVKCLYRRDRANMPGSQREVANAEEEGAEFVWLSAPAAFDADGTVRARRMRLGAPDASGRRAPEADPAGDFTLHADLVIKALGFDAEDLPTLFGAPELGVSRWGTVLVDGRTLMTSLDGVFAAGDIVRGASLVVWAIRDGRDVASAMHKWLKAKAKAERVAA; encoded by the coding sequence ATGGCGCACGAATCGATGCTGAAATTCGTCGGGCGGGAACAATCCTATCCCGCCAAGCGCGATGCCGATGCGCGCGCGGACGATTTCCGCGAAATCGCGGCCCGTTACGCCCCGCCCGCCGCCGAGGAACAGGCGGGCCGTTGCTCGCAATGCGGCGTGCCTTATTGTTCGGTGCACTGCCCGCTGCACAATCATATCCCCGACTGGCTGCGCCTGACTGCGGAGGGGCGGCTCCGCGAGGCGTATGAGCTGTCGAACGCCACCTCGACGATGCCGGAGATCTGCGGCCGCATCTGTCCGCAGGACCGGTTGTGCGAGGGCAATTGCGTCATCGAATTCTCCGGCCACGGCGCGGTGACGATCGGCTCGGTGGAAAAGTTCATCACCGACACCGCCTGGGAAGAAGGCTGGGTCGAACCGCTCGTCCCCGGTCCCGCGCGTGGGGCATCGGTGGCGGTGATCGGCGCGGGGCCGGCGGGCCTCACCGCCGCCGAATATCTGCGCGGCCACGGCTATGAGGTGCACGTTTACGACCGGCACGATCGCGCGGGCGGGCTGCTGACCTATGGCATTCCCGGCTTCAAGCTGGAAAAGCCCGTCGTCATGCGCCGCGTCGACCGGCTGAAGGCGGGCGGCATCGTCTTTCACGACGGCTTCTCGGTCGGCGAGCAGGCGAGCCTCGACGACCTGCGCACCCGCCACGATGCGGTGCTGATCGCGACCGGCGTCTATCGCGCGCGCAATGTCGATCTCGGCGAAGCGGACGACCGCGTCGTCGCCGCGCTCGACTATCTGATCGCGTCCAATCGCAAGGGGTTCGGCGATGCCGTCCCCGCCTTCGACACCGGCGCGCTCGACGCCGCGGGCAAGCATGTCGTCGTCATCGGCGGCGGCGATACCGCGATGGATTGCGTACGCACCGCGATCCGCCAGGGCGCAGCGTCGGTGAAGTGCCTCTACCGCCGCGACCGCGCCAACATGCCCGGCAGCCAGCGCGAGGTCGCCAATGCGGAGGAAGAGGGCGCGGAATTCGTCTGGCTCTCCGCCCCCGCCGCGTTCGACGCGGACGGCACGGTGCGCGCACGCCGCATGCGGCTCGGCGCCCCCGACGCCAGCGGCCGCCGCGCGCCGGAGGCGGACCCGGCGGGCGATTTCACGCTCCACGCCGATCTCGTCATCAAGGCTTTGGGCTTCGACGCCGAGGACCTGCCGACGCTGTTCGGCGCGCCGGAGCTCGGCGTGTCGCGCTGGGGCACCGTGCTCGTCGACGGCAGGACGCTGATGACCAGCCTCGACGGCGTGTTCGCCGCGGGCGACATCGTGCGCGGCGCCAGCCTGGTCGTCTGGGCGATCCGCGATGGCCGCGACGTCGCGAGCGCGATGCACAAATGGCTGAAGGCGAAGGCGAAAGCCGAAAGGGTCGCGGCATGA